One Elaeis guineensis isolate ETL-2024a chromosome 10, EG11, whole genome shotgun sequence genomic window carries:
- the LOC105036014 gene encoding uncharacterized protein: protein MKKSKSAKVQSQQQNGHVLPFKFAKLLDPEASWDKDQLGDVLHWIRQVLGLLCGLLWGAVPLIGAKWILVFLVLSSGIIYGYYAHILKIDEEEYGGHATLLQEGLFASFTLFLLAWILVYSLAHF, encoded by the exons ATGAAAAAGAGTAAATCTGCGAAGGTCCAATCTCAGCAGCAGAACGGTCACGTTCTTCCCTTCAAGTTCGCCAAGTTGCTAGATCCGGAGGCTTCTTGGGACAAG GATCAGTTGGGTGATGTTCTACATTGGATCCGGCAAGTGTTGGGCCTTCTGTGCGGATTGCTGTGGGGTGCGGTCCCTCTCATCGGTGCAAAATGGATTCTTGT ATTCTTGGTTCTATCTTCTGGTATCATCTATGGATACTATGCACACATTCTGAAGATTGATGAGGAAGAATATGGGGGCCATGCAACTTTGCTTCAAGAAGGGCTCTTTGCATCATTTACCCTTTTTCTG CTTGCCTGGATTTTGGTATACAGCTTGGCACATTTCTAA